In Oceanobacillus sp. FSL K6-2867, one DNA window encodes the following:
- a CDS encoding enoyl-CoA hydratase-related protein, protein MSNELYIEKQGAIATIIINRPKKKNCFSLAMFQRLEVLLDELKLDSTIKLLIVRGVDETAFSAGADITEFLEVRLHAEKAKAYNDFALGAIEKLYRFPRPTIAMIQTLAIGGGLELANACDFRFATSGSKLGITSANIGIVYNLTSTKRLLNLIGPSKTKELLYTAKLITAEEGKDIGLIDYVCASEEIEEDVFTFARQILKKSPVANSGIKQVIQAIIDGDNAETDAISNLILESYSSEDYMEGIQAFLDKRKPNFL, encoded by the coding sequence ATGTCAAATGAGCTTTATATTGAAAAACAAGGTGCGATTGCCACGATTATTATCAATCGTCCTAAAAAGAAAAACTGTTTTTCACTCGCTATGTTTCAAAGGCTGGAAGTATTGCTGGATGAACTAAAACTGGATAGCACCATAAAGCTCCTTATTGTCCGCGGCGTTGATGAAACTGCCTTCTCTGCTGGGGCTGATATTACAGAATTTCTGGAAGTCCGTTTACATGCAGAAAAGGCAAAGGCATATAATGATTTTGCCCTTGGCGCAATTGAAAAGCTATATCGGTTTCCAAGACCAACAATTGCTATGATTCAAACACTTGCTATCGGCGGCGGTCTCGAGCTTGCTAATGCATGCGACTTTCGTTTTGCTACATCTGGAAGCAAACTCGGAATCACTTCCGCAAATATCGGTATTGTTTATAATCTGACAAGTACGAAACGACTTTTAAATTTAATTGGACCTTCTAAAACAAAAGAATTGCTGTATACAGCAAAACTGATTACTGCGGAAGAAGGAAAAGACATTGGCTTAATCGACTATGTATGTGCCTCTGAAGAAATTGAGGAGGACGTATTCACATTCGCCAGACAGATCCTAAAGAAATCTCCGGTAGCAAACTCCGGCATTAAACAAGTCATTCAAGCTATTATCGATGGGGATAATGCGGAAACCGATGCAATTTCGAACCTTATTCTGGAATCCTACAGCTCGGAAGATTATATGGAAGGCATACAAGCTTTCTTGGATAAAAGGAAGCCTAATTTCTTATAA
- a CDS encoding glycogen/starch/alpha-glucan phosphorylase: MADVTVNTLKQEILRRLISDKGREVKEATSQDIYYVLASIANEEIKQQWFETRKNYREGKYKEVYYLSMEFLIGRMLESNLLNCGMLNTAKGALQELGFDPEDIFAEEHDAALGNGGLGRLAACFLDSLASLNFPGHGYGIRYRYGLFEQRIIHGNQVELPDYWLKNPYPWETRNEEEAVVIQFHGDVHMFKKNDGTLEFEYQNTDKVMAVPYDIPIVGYENDTVNTLRLWSAEVIHQNNGDGLLEENKEYYHGLDHQHSIEQISGFLYPDDSSYEGKELRLKQQYFLVSSSIQNILKHFKRNHHLPLSRLAEKVVIQINDTHPSLAIPELMRILMDDEGFSWDNAWEVTTKVIAYTNHTTLSEALETWTEEMIKNLLPRIYMIIDEINERFCKGIWFEHKELRDFIPELAIIAYGRVHMARLAIVGSFSVNGVARIHTEILKKKEMKNFYSLYPDKFNNKTNGITHRRWLLQANPKLAGLITDIIGPQWVKRPKQLISLLKYSNDNALLEKFDQVKHENKKILANYIHQHLGITVDEQSIFDVQIKRLHEYKRQLLNIFHVIYLYNELKDNPNQNITPRTFIFGAKAAPSYHLAKEVIKLINTVASIVNYDPDVRDRLKVIFLENYNVSLAEKIIPAADISEQISTASKEASGTGNMKMMMNGALTLGTMDGANIEIHDLVGDQNMFIFGLTADEVLHYYQHGGYHARDLYNTDDRIKRVLDQLNQGEFGVHNIEFKDIYYNILYHNDPYFVLKDFEPYLEAHELIERAYRNRNTWLNMSVTNIAYSGKFSSDQTVQEYATEIWKIKKV, translated from the coding sequence TTGGCAGACGTAACGGTAAATACATTAAAACAGGAAATTTTAAGAAGGCTTATTTCTGATAAAGGAAGAGAAGTTAAGGAAGCAACATCCCAGGATATCTATTATGTGCTTGCATCGATTGCTAATGAAGAGATAAAACAGCAGTGGTTCGAGACACGTAAAAACTATCGGGAAGGCAAATATAAAGAAGTTTATTATTTATCGATGGAGTTTTTAATCGGCAGAATGCTTGAAAGTAATCTCTTGAATTGCGGCATGCTTAATACAGCAAAGGGAGCTTTGCAGGAGCTTGGCTTTGACCCAGAGGATATTTTCGCTGAAGAGCATGATGCTGCGTTAGGGAATGGAGGCTTAGGCCGGCTTGCAGCATGCTTTCTTGATTCATTAGCCTCATTAAACTTTCCAGGACACGGGTATGGGATTCGCTATCGTTACGGCTTATTTGAGCAGCGTATTATTCACGGAAACCAAGTTGAACTGCCGGACTATTGGTTGAAAAACCCTTATCCATGGGAAACGAGAAATGAGGAAGAAGCGGTGGTTATTCAATTCCATGGTGATGTACATATGTTTAAAAAAAATGATGGCACACTTGAATTTGAATACCAAAATACAGATAAGGTAATGGCAGTTCCGTACGATATCCCAATTGTTGGTTATGAGAATGATACAGTGAATACACTGCGTTTGTGGAGTGCAGAAGTAATTCACCAAAATAATGGAGATGGCTTGCTGGAGGAAAATAAGGAATATTATCATGGCCTTGATCACCAGCATTCCATTGAACAAATATCAGGATTTTTATATCCAGATGATTCTAGTTATGAGGGGAAAGAGCTTCGTTTAAAGCAGCAGTATTTTTTAGTGTCATCAAGTATTCAGAACATCCTAAAGCATTTTAAACGAAATCATCACCTGCCACTTAGTCGTTTGGCAGAAAAAGTAGTCATCCAAATCAATGATACACATCCCAGCTTAGCGATTCCAGAATTGATGCGGATTTTAATGGATGATGAGGGGTTCAGCTGGGACAATGCTTGGGAAGTTACGACGAAAGTAATTGCTTATACGAATCATACAACGTTGAGTGAGGCTTTAGAGACATGGACAGAAGAGATGATAAAAAATCTCTTGCCAAGGATCTATATGATTATTGATGAAATTAATGAACGGTTTTGTAAAGGGATCTGGTTTGAACATAAGGAATTAAGAGATTTTATACCCGAATTAGCTATAATCGCTTATGGACGCGTTCATATGGCAAGACTTGCGATTGTAGGCAGCTTCAGTGTCAACGGTGTGGCGCGCATTCACACCGAAATACTGAAGAAAAAAGAAATGAAAAATTTTTACAGCCTGTATCCAGATAAATTTAATAATAAGACGAACGGAATTACTCATCGTCGGTGGCTATTGCAGGCAAATCCGAAGCTTGCTGGCTTGATAACAGATATCATTGGACCGCAATGGGTGAAACGGCCAAAACAGCTGATTAGCTTATTAAAGTATTCTAATGACAATGCATTACTGGAGAAATTTGACCAAGTAAAGCATGAGAATAAAAAGATATTAGCTAATTATATTCATCAGCATTTAGGAATCACCGTAGATGAGCAATCGATTTTTGATGTGCAAATCAAACGGCTGCATGAATATAAGCGTCAGCTGTTAAATATTTTCCACGTAATTTATTTATATAATGAGCTGAAGGACAATCCGAACCAAAATATTACGCCACGTACATTTATTTTTGGGGCAAAAGCAGCTCCAAGCTATCATTTAGCGAAGGAAGTTATAAAATTAATTAACACGGTAGCATCCATTGTGAATTATGATCCAGATGTAAGAGATCGATTAAAGGTTATTTTCCTGGAGAACTATAATGTTAGTCTGGCAGAAAAAATTATTCCTGCAGCTGATATTAGTGAACAAATTTCAACTGCAAGTAAAGAAGCATCTGGAACAGGGAATATGAAAATGATGATGAATGGTGCGCTGACATTAGGTACAATGGATGGAGCGAATATTGAAATCCATGATTTAGTCGGTGACCAGAATATGTTTATTTTTGGACTGACAGCCGATGAAGTGCTTCATTATTACCAGCATGGGGGCTATCATGCAAGAGATTTATATAATACAGATGATCGGATCAAACGAGTTTTAGATCAGTTGAATCAGGGTGAGTTTGGTGTTCATAATATCGAATTTAAGGATATTTATTACAACATTCTATACCACAATGATCCGTATTTTGTGCTCAAGGATTTTGAACCTTACTTAGAGGCACACGAGCTTATTGAACGGGCTTACCGAAACCGGAATACGTGGTTAAATATGAGTGTAACGAATATTGCTTACTCAGGTAAATTTTCAAGTGACCAGACCGTTCAGGAGTATGCAACAGAAATCTGGAAAATTAAAAAGGTATAG
- a CDS encoding ATP-binding cassette domain-containing protein, protein MIKLENITKVFPSKNGDVTAVNNVNLHVKKGEIHGVIGYSGAGKSTLIRLVNLLEKPTSGNVSINGTELTSLSPEKLRQTRQKVGMIFQHFNLLKTATVYDNIATPLKLLGYDKQEVKKRVEKYLKIVDLFEKQDSYPSQLSGGQKQRVAIARALSQEPEILLSDEATSALDPETTNSILDLLLKINEELGITILLITHEMNVIQKICDYVYVLEKGEIIEQSSSIELFTNPRKHTTKKFLDTISQRKLSASLISQLKLNGTVTRLTFIGENTGQPLLSQVSQKFNVEPNILTANIMELKNGIVGNLIIHLIGEQEQINASLQFLNDQGVATEEVEGE, encoded by the coding sequence ATGATTAAATTAGAAAACATCACGAAAGTGTTCCCATCTAAAAATGGGGACGTAACAGCTGTAAATAATGTTAACCTTCATGTTAAAAAGGGAGAAATCCATGGTGTCATTGGCTATAGTGGCGCTGGTAAAAGTACATTAATTAGACTTGTCAATTTACTGGAAAAGCCAACAAGCGGAAATGTCTCAATCAATGGAACTGAATTGACCTCTCTGTCACCAGAAAAACTGCGTCAAACGCGACAAAAGGTCGGCATGATTTTTCAGCATTTCAATCTATTAAAAACTGCTACTGTATATGACAATATTGCAACGCCGTTAAAACTTCTTGGTTATGATAAACAAGAGGTGAAGAAACGCGTTGAAAAATACTTAAAGATTGTAGACTTATTCGAAAAACAAGACAGCTACCCTTCCCAGCTATCTGGCGGGCAAAAACAGCGTGTGGCCATTGCCAGAGCATTGTCACAGGAACCAGAAATACTGCTCAGTGATGAAGCAACAAGTGCACTAGACCCTGAGACAACAAACTCCATTCTGGACCTGCTTTTAAAAATAAATGAAGAGCTTGGGATAACGATTTTACTTATTACGCATGAAATGAATGTGATCCAAAAAATATGTGATTATGTGTACGTGCTTGAAAAAGGTGAAATCATCGAACAGAGCTCAAGTATAGAACTTTTCACAAACCCGCGTAAGCATACGACAAAGAAATTTTTAGATACCATTTCTCAACGAAAACTATCAGCATCACTTATTTCCCAATTGAAGCTGAATGGTACGGTTACAAGACTTACATTTATCGGTGAGAACACGGGGCAGCCTCTGCTCTCCCAAGTAAGTCAGAAATTTAATGTAGAACCAAACATTCTAACTGCAAACATTATGGAATTAAAGAATGGCATCGTTGGAAACTTAATCATTCATCTTATTGGTGAACAAGAACAAATTAATGCATCCTTGCAATTCCTGAACGATCAAGGTGTGGCAACAGAAGAAGTGGAGGGAGAATAA
- a CDS encoding alpha-hydroxy-acid oxidizing protein, whose protein sequence is MTTVQKNDSFIENIISSEVFPFSAEELEAAAKEKIDTAAFGYTRSGAGGEETLRKNITSFEKYSIVPKYLNDVSVADTSIELFGRTYAHPFLLAPVGMLKITHEDAEIAVSKAAAKYHVPYIQSTVSSYSIEEVAAASGNSPKWFQLYWSNNENISYSMVKRAEEAGYEAIVLTIDTFMFGWREEDMRNRFSPLREGYGKANYITDNVFLSTLAHDDHDSIIQEILQNIYHPSLNWKHVAELKKLTSLPILLKGVLHPSDVRLAIESGVDGIIVSNHGGRQLDGVISSIDALPAIAKEADGAIPVLLDSGIRRGADVVKALALGADAVLYGRPYVYGLAIAGQTGVEKVLENFIQETKVSLALSGANNVKAARNIQIVKSEQ, encoded by the coding sequence ATGACAACCGTACAGAAAAATGACTCATTTATTGAAAACATCATTTCATCTGAAGTATTTCCTTTTAGTGCAGAGGAATTAGAAGCTGCGGCCAAAGAAAAAATTGATACCGCTGCATTTGGTTACACTCGCTCTGGAGCAGGCGGCGAAGAAACATTAAGAAAAAACATCACTAGCTTTGAAAAATATTCAATTGTTCCCAAATACTTAAATGATGTGTCTGTCGCCGATACGAGTATTGAATTATTTGGACGTACCTATGCACATCCATTTCTGCTTGCGCCTGTCGGAATGTTAAAAATAACACATGAAGATGCAGAAATTGCTGTATCAAAGGCAGCAGCAAAATACCATGTTCCATATATTCAAAGTACGGTGTCCAGCTACTCCATTGAGGAAGTGGCTGCCGCTTCCGGCAATAGCCCAAAATGGTTCCAGCTCTATTGGTCCAATAATGAAAATATTTCGTACAGTATGGTAAAGCGAGCAGAAGAAGCAGGCTATGAAGCAATTGTATTGACGATTGATACATTTATGTTTGGCTGGCGGGAAGAAGATATGCGAAATCGCTTTTCCCCTCTTAGAGAAGGTTATGGGAAGGCAAATTACATAACGGATAATGTCTTCTTATCCACACTTGCACACGATGATCACGACTCCATAATTCAAGAGATATTGCAAAATATTTATCATCCTTCCCTCAATTGGAAGCATGTAGCAGAACTGAAAAAACTTACATCCTTGCCAATTTTATTAAAGGGCGTTCTGCACCCATCGGATGTACGACTTGCAATCGAAAGCGGAGTCGACGGGATTATTGTTTCCAATCATGGCGGTCGTCAGCTAGATGGAGTTATTTCTAGTATTGATGCACTCCCAGCGATTGCAAAAGAAGCAGACGGGGCTATTCCTGTTTTGCTTGATAGCGGAATTCGTCGCGGAGCAGATGTTGTCAAAGCTCTTGCCCTGGGTGCCGATGCGGTATTATATGGCAGGCCATATGTATATGGGCTGGCCATCGCTGGACAAACTGGTGTGGAAAAAGTCCTAGAGAATTTTATTCAGGAAACGAAGGTTTCACTCGCACTTTCAGGAGCGAATAATGTAAAGGCGGCTCGTAATATCCAAATTGTAAAAAGCGAACAATGA
- a CDS encoding CoA transferase has protein sequence MEQALKGMKVVDLSQVLAGPYCTMVLGDMGADVIKVEKYPIGDDTRSMGPYINEESYMYMMVNRNKRGMCVNLKTEAGLYVLYDLIKDADVFVENYRPGVTKKLGIDYDTLKEMNPSLIYCSISGYGQTGPYRNKGGFDIMAQGLSGLIDMTGEKSGKPAKVGIAIHDIAAAETAIQSILTAYIHRLKGGKGQYIDISLVDSGLAWTVWEAAAYFGKGEVARRNGTAHRVSAPYQGFKTKDGFILIGAGNQKLWENLCRHVLTKPEWIEEQRFLTNSIRAENAAELETEIEQVLTTESSDYWLGLLDTHGIPSGPILSYDQTLNNEQIKSRDMILDYEHPVGGSMKTLGFPAKFSETPGHLSKPAPLLGQHNQEILAELGYKAETIEQLVDDAVLSNRSEKVEA, from the coding sequence ATGGAACAAGCATTAAAAGGCATGAAAGTAGTTGATCTATCACAAGTTTTAGCTGGGCCATATTGTACGATGGTATTAGGTGACATGGGTGCCGATGTTATTAAAGTCGAGAAGTATCCAATCGGTGATGATACACGCTCAATGGGACCATATATCAATGAAGAAAGCTATATGTACATGATGGTCAACCGAAACAAAAGAGGCATGTGTGTCAATTTAAAAACCGAAGCAGGATTATATGTATTATATGACCTTATTAAAGATGCAGATGTGTTTGTAGAAAACTATCGACCGGGTGTGACGAAAAAGCTTGGCATTGATTATGATACATTAAAAGAAATGAACCCAAGCCTTATCTATTGCTCCATCTCCGGATACGGGCAAACAGGTCCATATCGCAATAAGGGCGGATTTGATATTATGGCGCAAGGTCTTTCAGGATTAATCGATATGACCGGTGAAAAGTCAGGAAAGCCTGCTAAAGTCGGTATCGCGATTCATGATATTGCCGCAGCAGAAACGGCCATTCAATCAATACTTACCGCCTATATTCACCGCCTTAAAGGTGGAAAAGGCCAGTACATAGACATTTCACTCGTTGACTCTGGACTTGCTTGGACGGTTTGGGAAGCTGCTGCTTACTTTGGCAAAGGCGAGGTTGCACGCCGGAATGGAACGGCACATCGCGTATCTGCACCTTATCAAGGCTTTAAGACAAAAGATGGCTTTATCCTAATAGGAGCAGGCAACCAGAAGCTATGGGAAAATTTATGCCGCCATGTTCTGACAAAGCCGGAGTGGATAGAAGAACAACGCTTTTTAACGAACAGTATACGCGCGGAAAATGCTGCTGAGCTTGAGACAGAAATAGAACAGGTTCTGACAACTGAATCAAGTGATTACTGGCTAGGCCTATTAGATACACATGGAATTCCATCTGGACCTATTTTATCCTATGATCAAACATTAAATAATGAACAAATTAAGTCGCGGGACATGATTTTGGATTACGAGCATCCTGTTGGTGGTTCCATGAAAACACTTGGATTCCCTGCTAAGTTTTCCGAAACACCTGGGCATCTTTCTAAGCCTGCCCCACTTCTTGGTCAGCATAATCAGGAAATTTTAGCAGAGCTTGGATACAAAGCTGAAACAATCGAACAATTGGTTGATGATGCTGTACTAAGCAACCGTTCAGAAAAAGTCGAAGCATAG
- a CDS encoding methionine ABC transporter permease encodes MEAFIQEWLPIIGQSVVETFQMVIISLFFAILIGVPLGILVVLTRPGQALANKVVYQLLNLLINVVRSIPFIILLFFILPFTKLLVGTTIGVQGVIVPLVIYTAPYIARLLETSLLEVDNGVIEAYKAMGIKTRQIIWNVMLREARPSIILGLTIATVSLIGATAMAGLVGAGGLGDLAYRFGHLRYEVDVMYTTVFILIILVQGIQSLGNRLAARLKKD; translated from the coding sequence ATGGAAGCATTCATCCAAGAATGGCTGCCAATTATCGGACAGTCTGTCGTAGAAACATTTCAAATGGTTATTATTTCACTGTTTTTCGCAATATTAATCGGAGTTCCTTTGGGTATACTCGTTGTCCTTACACGACCTGGTCAAGCATTAGCAAACAAAGTCGTCTATCAACTTCTCAATCTATTAATAAATGTAGTGCGTTCCATTCCATTTATTATTCTCTTATTCTTTATTTTACCATTCACAAAATTACTCGTAGGAACAACGATTGGGGTCCAAGGTGTAATCGTCCCGCTCGTTATCTACACGGCTCCGTATATTGCCAGATTACTAGAAACTTCCTTGCTGGAGGTGGACAATGGTGTAATTGAAGCCTATAAAGCAATGGGAATTAAAACGAGACAAATTATTTGGAATGTAATGCTTAGAGAGGCACGGCCATCGATTATTTTAGGCCTGACAATCGCAACGGTCAGCCTGATCGGGGCTACAGCAATGGCTGGGCTTGTTGGTGCAGGTGGTCTCGGGGATCTTGCATATCGATTCGGACATTTACGATATGAAGTGGATGTTATGTATACCACTGTCTTTATTCTTATTATCCTTGTTCAAGGAATCCAATCCCTTGGTAATAGACTCGCAGCACGTTTGAAAAAAGATTAG